One Triticum dicoccoides isolate Atlit2015 ecotype Zavitan chromosome 4B, WEW_v2.0, whole genome shotgun sequence genomic window carries:
- the LOC119295267 gene encoding protein SEMI-ROLLED LEAF 2-like isoform X14, with protein MGVLSRKVLPTCGALCYFYPGLRARSRQPVKRYKKILAEIFPRTQDEEPNDRRIGKLCEYAAKNPLRVPKITVYLEQRIYKELRAEQYGFAKVVMLIHRGLLVSCKGQIAHCSALRASATDATIYQSSEIVSIHIQSLDQTTKAAHIITRPKSAIDILRQIFSYISYECFQHILESCQIFLQGLVPKGQDCSPSDLLGRRCFMLVNIMDYVW; from the exons ATGGGTGTGCTATCGCGGAAGGTCCTGCCGACTTGCGGGGCCCTGTGCTACTTCTACCCTGGGCTCAGGGCACGGTCCAGGCAACCCGTTAAGCGGTACAAGAAGATCCTTGCCGAAATCTTCCCCAGAACACAG GACGAAGAACCAAATGATAGGAGGATCGGGAAGCTGTGCGAGTACGCCGCCAAGAACCCTCTTAGAGTGCCCAag ATCACAGTTTACTTGGAGCAAAGGATTTACAAGGAATTAAGAGCCGAGCAGTATGGTTTTGCAAAAGTGGTGATGCTGATACACCGCGGACTGCTGGTGTCTTGCAAAGGACAAAT AGCACACTGTTCTGCGCTCCGAGCAAGCGCCACTGATGCTACAATATATCAAAG TTCTGAAATTGTGAGCATTCATATACAGTCTTTGGATCAAACAACAAAGGCAGCACACATAATTACAAG GCCTAAAAGCGCTATAGATATACTTCGACAAATTTTCTCATACATATCCTATGAGTGCTTTCAGCACATTTTGGAGTCCTGTCAAATATTTCTGCAGGGGCTGGTTCCCAAGGGGCAGGATTGCAGTCCTTCAGATCTGCTGGGAAGAAG ATGCTTCATGTTGGTGAATATAATGGACTATGTATGGTGA
- the LOC119295267 gene encoding uncharacterized protein LOC119295267 isoform X6, translated as MGVLSRKVLATCGALCYFCPGLRARSRQPVKRYKKILAEIFPKTQDEEPNDRRIGKLCEYAAKNPLRVPKITVYLEQRIYKELRAEQYGFAKVVMLIYRGLLVSYKGQIAHCSALRASATDATIYQSSRGWVCYRGRSCRLAGPCATSTLGSGHGPGNPLSGTRRSLPKSSPEHRTKNQMIGGSGSCASTPPRTLLECPSLLGAKDLQGIKSRAVWFCKSGDADTPRTAGVLQRTNSTLFCAPSKRH; from the exons ATGGGTGTGCTATCGCGGAAGGTCCTAGCGACTTGCGGGGCCCTGTGCTACTTCTGCCCTGGGCTCAGGGCACGTTCCAGGCAACCCGTTAAGCGGTACAAGAAGATCCTTGCCGAAATCTTCCCCAAAACACAG GATGAAGAACCAAATGATAGGAGGATCGGGAAGCTGTGCGAGTACGCCGCCAAGAACCCTCTTAGAGTGCCCAag ATCACAGTTTACTTGGAGCAAAGGATTTACAAGGAATTAAGAGCCGAGCAGTATGGTTTTGCAAAAGTGGTGATGCTGATATACCGTGGACTGCTGGTGTCTTACAAAGGACAAAT AGCACACTGTTCTGCGCTCCGAGCAAGCGCCACTGATGCTACAATATATCAAAG TAGTAGAGGATGGGTGTGCTATCGCGGAAGGTCCTGCCGACTTGCGGGGCCCTGTGCTACTTCTACCCTGGGCTCAGGGCACGGTCCAGGCAACCCGTTAAGCGGTACAAGAAGATCCTTGCCGAAATCTTCCCCAGAACACAG GACGAAGAACCAAATGATAGGAGGATCGGGAAGCTGTGCGAGTACGCCGCCAAGAACCCTCTTAGAGTGCCCAag TTTACTTGGAGCAAAGGATTTACAAGGAATTAAGAGCCGAGCAGTATGGTTTTGCAAAAGTGGTGATGCTGATACACCGCGGACTGCTGGTGTCTTGCAAAGGACAAAT AGCACACTGTTCTGCGCTCCGAGCAAGCGCCACTGA
- the LOC119295267 gene encoding protein SEMI-ROLLED LEAF 2-like isoform X16 — protein MGVLSRKVLPTCGALCYFYPGLRARSRQPVKRYKKILAEIFPRTQDEEPNDRRIGKLCEYAAKNPLRVPKITVYLEQRIYKELRAEQYGFAKVVMLIHRGLLVSCKGQIAHCSALRASATDATIYQSSEIVSIHIQSLDQTTKAAHIITSTFWSPVKYFCRGWFPRGRIAVLQICWEEDASCW, from the exons ATGGGTGTGCTATCGCGGAAGGTCCTGCCGACTTGCGGGGCCCTGTGCTACTTCTACCCTGGGCTCAGGGCACGGTCCAGGCAACCCGTTAAGCGGTACAAGAAGATCCTTGCCGAAATCTTCCCCAGAACACAG GACGAAGAACCAAATGATAGGAGGATCGGGAAGCTGTGCGAGTACGCCGCCAAGAACCCTCTTAGAGTGCCCAag ATCACAGTTTACTTGGAGCAAAGGATTTACAAGGAATTAAGAGCCGAGCAGTATGGTTTTGCAAAAGTGGTGATGCTGATACACCGCGGACTGCTGGTGTCTTGCAAAGGACAAAT AGCACACTGTTCTGCGCTCCGAGCAAGCGCCACTGATGCTACAATATATCAAAG TTCTGAAATTGTGAGCATTCATATACAGTCTTTGGATCAAACAACAAAGGCAGCACACATAATTACAAG CACATTTTGGAGTCCTGTCAAATATTTCTGCAGGGGCTGGTTCCCAAGGGGCAGGATTGCAGTCCTTCAGATCTGCTGGGAAGAAG ATGCTTCATGTTGGTGA
- the LOC119295267 gene encoding protein SEMI-ROLLED LEAF 2-like isoform X15: MGVLSRKVLPTCGALCYFYPGLRARSRQPVKRYKKILAEIFPRTQDEEPNDRRIGKLCEYAAKNPLRVPKITVYLEQRIYKELRAEQYGFAKVVMLIHRGLLVSCKGQIAHCSALRASATDATIYQSSEIVSIHIQSLDQTTKAAHIITSTFWSPVKYFCRGWFPRGRIAVLQICWEEGGCFMLVNIMDYVW, encoded by the exons ATGGGTGTGCTATCGCGGAAGGTCCTGCCGACTTGCGGGGCCCTGTGCTACTTCTACCCTGGGCTCAGGGCACGGTCCAGGCAACCCGTTAAGCGGTACAAGAAGATCCTTGCCGAAATCTTCCCCAGAACACAG GACGAAGAACCAAATGATAGGAGGATCGGGAAGCTGTGCGAGTACGCCGCCAAGAACCCTCTTAGAGTGCCCAag ATCACAGTTTACTTGGAGCAAAGGATTTACAAGGAATTAAGAGCCGAGCAGTATGGTTTTGCAAAAGTGGTGATGCTGATACACCGCGGACTGCTGGTGTCTTGCAAAGGACAAAT AGCACACTGTTCTGCGCTCCGAGCAAGCGCCACTGATGCTACAATATATCAAAG TTCTGAAATTGTGAGCATTCATATACAGTCTTTGGATCAAACAACAAAGGCAGCACACATAATTACAAG CACATTTTGGAGTCCTGTCAAATATTTCTGCAGGGGCTGGTTCCCAAGGGGCAGGATTGCAGTCCTTCAGATCTGCTGGGAAGAAGGTGG ATGCTTCATGTTGGTGAATATAATGGACTATGTATGGTGA